In Macadamia integrifolia cultivar HAES 741 chromosome 5, SCU_Mint_v3, whole genome shotgun sequence, a single window of DNA contains:
- the LOC122079621 gene encoding multiple organellar RNA editing factor 3, mitochondrial has product MALLTRRTLGSFLSRALSSSSLTSPIHPRLALAVLGKQNQQFSPESRRIPNRPKTSGSGYSPLNDPSPNWSNRPPKETILLDGCDYEHWLIVMEFNQDPKPSEDEMIAAYIKTLTAVVGSEEEAKKKIYSVCTTTYTGFGALISEELSYKVKGLPGVLWVLPDSYLDVPNKDYGGDLFIDGKVIHRPQFRFNERQQTRNRPRPRYDRRRETMQVERREPVQRDSWTQRQSAMQTSAMGGQDSSQGGVKDHLPNQGDVQRYNA; this is encoded by the exons ATGGCTCTCTTGACCAGACGCACTCTAGGATCTTTCCTCTCTCGAGCTCTCTCTTCTTCATCGTTAACATCTCCTATTCATCCTCGATTGGCATTAGCTGTCCTTGGGAAGCAGAATCAGCAATTCTCTCCTGAGTCCAGGAGAATCCCGAACCGGCCAAAAACATCTGGATCAGGGTATTCCCCCTTGAATGATCCTTCTCCCAACTGGAGCAACAGACCCCCCAAAGAGACGATTCTTCTTGATGGCTGTGACTATGAGCATTGGCTCATCGTCATGGAATTCAATCAAGACCCCAAGCCCTCTGAGGATGAGATGATAGCAGCATACATCAAGACACTCACTGCTGTTGTTGGAAG TGAAGAggaggcaaagaagaagatttaCTCGGTTTGCACAACCACATATACCGGCTTTGGTGCTTTGATATCTGAAGAGCTTTCTTACAAGGTTAAAG GACTACCTGGTGTTCTTTGGGTGTTGCCTGATTCATATCTTGATGTTCCCAACAAAGATTATGGAG GCGATTTGTTCATCGACGGGAAAGTCATCCATAGACCACAATTCAGGTTCAACGAGAGGCAGCAAACCAGAAACAGACCACGCCCAAGGTATGATAGGCGCCGAGAGACAATGCAGGTTGAAAGAAGAGAACCAGTGCAAAGAGACAGTTGGACCCAGAGGCAGTCGGCAATGCAAACAAGTGCTATGGGTGGACAAGATTCGTCTCAGGGTGGGGTGAAGGATCACTTACCAAATCAAGGAGACGTTCAGAGGTACAATGCTTGA